The stretch of DNA CTAATTCTTCGATAAGTGAAAAAATGCGCTTAGTAATTAAAATGGGTGGTTTCGAAACCCCATTGTGAGTGTACGAAATATAGGAATAGTCTGGGGCAACCAAGTATTCCTCTATTAACCGATTAATCATCCAATAAGTGACATTAGGCTGGTCTGCTAAAAGCACCACCACCCCGGAAGCCCCCAACTGTGAAGCCGCACTCACTCCCGCTTTCAACGAAGCACTTAATCCTCGGTCTGCCTGATCACATTCTACTAACCTCCAACCCAACATTTCCGAAAAAGGAGCTAACCAATGAAGCGAATCTTCCTTTCGCGTGACAGCGATAACCGCCTCTAGCTTGGAATCTAAGGCCGCCTGAAACGCCATGCTCCCTACAAACCTATTTCCAAGTGGTAAATTCAGTTTAGAACAGCCCATTCTACTGCTCCTACCAGCTGCAAGATAAATCCCTACTAATCGGGTATGGTCCATAACAGTTCCACTCGTTCATGTCTTGGTTTTCTCCAAACCTCAATCATTTCTGCAACAATGCTTACTGCTATTTCTTCAGGCCCTACTGCTTTAATGGGTGCTCCAATCGGCGAATAAATCCATGTAGGGATTTCTTCACCGTTAAGCAACCGCTTTGTTCTTTCTCTTGGTCCTAAAACTCCTAAGTATCTAACATTTTCATGAAGTAAATGGAAAAGAAATTCCTGATCCCTTTGAAAATGATGAGACATAATAACCACAAAATCATAAGAAGAAAAAGATAACTGATTTACTAATTCACTAGGAAAACCAACCATAACATGTTCTGCAGTAGGAAAGTTATCCTTCTGACAGAGCTCGCTTCGCCAGTCACTAACAATCACAGAAAAACCTGTTTCCGCTGCCAGTGTGACAAGTGGAATAGCATCAGGTCCTGCTCCAAACACAATTAAACGCGGCTTAGGCTGATACGTATGCTGAAAAATAGATTTCTCTGTCATAACGCCACTTTTTGAGGTAAACTCAATTACCGGTATTTTTCCGCTCCAGGTTCCGAATGAAGCACCCTCCTCCTCAATAAACACATACTCTCCAAGTTCATCTAGCCGTTTTAAGGTAATCACTGGCTTATGACAGTTCAATAGACTTTTTACCAGCCTATAATCCTCGATTAATTGTGAAGTTAGAGGCTCAAGTAGAATATCGATGTTCCCATTACAGCCTGATCCCTGACCCCATCCAAAATCGTTTTCTTCACTTAAGTCATACTGAAGGATCACTGCCTCCTGTTCCCTCATAACTTTCTTTGCTCGTATAGCTAAATCCGTTTCTAGACAGCCAGCACTCAACATCCCGTTATAAGAGCCGTCTTCAAAAAAAATCATCGTTGCCCCTTCTTTTTTATAAGCTGAACCATTTACACTAATAATTGTAGCTAAGGCTTTTCTCCCCTTCTTTTCCATCACTTCGAATATTGGATAAATATCATCCATGGAAGCCCCCCACTTTACCCATAAAATTTCTACCTTATTTATATTAATTAGGAGGCTATTCCTAGAATGATTAATTTTTCCTTTACTCCCAACATAATCATTATTTATAACTAGCTGGAAGGAGCATTTCAATGAAACTAACAAAATTCAAAGATCCTTTAACCATCCCACCAGTATTAAAACCTAAATGGAAAACAGCCAAATATACGTATTATGAAGTGAATATGATCGAAGCAATGCAGTCTCTACATAGTGATTTACCAAAAACAAGGGTGTGGGGTTATGAAGGGATGTATCCGGGACCAACTTTTGAGGTTGAAGCGGGTGAAAGGGTTTATGTAAAATGGCAAAATAAACTTCCCAATCATCACCTTTTTCCGATTGATCATACAGTTCATGGGGCAGAGAAGGAGAAACCTGATGTTCGAACAGTTGTCCACCTTCATGGAGGCAGAACAGAACCTGCCAGTGATGGCTATCCTGATGCTTGGTTTACCAAAGATTTTCGTGTGAAGGGTCCTTTTTTTGAAAAAGAGATTTATGAATATGGAAACCAACAAAGTTCCAGGGCCCTCTGGTATCATGATCACGCCATTGGATTAACGCGACTAAATATCTATGCGGGGCTTGCTGGGTATTATATTATCCGAGACAAGCATGAACGTTCATTAAATCTACCAACAGGTAAATTTGAAATCCCGTTACTTCTTCAAGACCGTTCTTTTCATGAGGATGGCTCATTATCCTACCCCTATCAGCCGGAGAATAATCTCTCTGGTATAAAACCATCTATTATTCCATCTTTCTTTGGAGATACAATCGTTGTCAATGGAACTGTGTGGCCTTATTTAGAAGTAGAGCCACGTAAGTATCGGTTCCGTCTGTTAAACGCAGCCAATGCCCGCTTTTTCCGACTAAGTCTTGACCCTAAGCAACTGTTTTATCAAATTGGAACAGATAGTGGATTTCTAGAACAACCAATTGGTGTAAAAACATTACTAATTGCACCGGCCGAGCGCATGGATATCATAATTGACTTTAGTAATATGGAGGGCCAGTCCATTCTATTGAAAAATGACGCTCCTACACACTTCCCTTCCGGGGATCCCGTCGATCCGAATACAACTGGAACCGTTATGCAGTTTCGGGTATCTAAATCTCTGTCAAGGATTGATACAAGTGTAATTCCTGCCTATTTAGGTCCCATTACTAAACTTCAAGTACCAATGGCAAAAAGAACTAGATGGTTAGAGTTGAGTGAAGAAAAGGACTCATACGGTAGATCACTT from Bacillus sp. SLBN-46 encodes:
- a CDS encoding nucleotidyltransferase family protein, whose translation is MDHTRLVGIYLAAGRSSRMGCSKLNLPLGNRFVGSMAFQAALDSKLEAVIAVTRKEDSLHWLAPFSEMLGWRLVECDQADRGLSASLKAGVSAASQLGASGVVVLLADQPNVTYWMINRLIEEYLVAPDYSYISYTHNGVSKPPILITKRIFSLIEELEGDQGAREIIRGRESESGKQIILESKECFFDVDTMEDYQFVKKM
- a CDS encoding XdhC family protein, which encodes MDDIYPIFEVMEKKGRKALATIISVNGSAYKKEGATMIFFEDGSYNGMLSAGCLETDLAIRAKKVMREQEAVILQYDLSEENDFGWGQGSGCNGNIDILLEPLTSQLIEDYRLVKSLLNCHKPVITLKRLDELGEYVFIEEEGASFGTWSGKIPVIEFTSKSGVMTEKSIFQHTYQPKPRLIVFGAGPDAIPLVTLAAETGFSVIVSDWRSELCQKDNFPTAEHVMVGFPSELVNQLSFSSYDFVVIMSHHFQRDQEFLFHLLHENVRYLGVLGPRERTKRLLNGEEIPTWIYSPIGAPIKAVGPEEIAVSIVAEMIEVWRKPRHERVELLWTIPD
- a CDS encoding multicopper oxidase, yielding MKLTKFKDPLTIPPVLKPKWKTAKYTYYEVNMIEAMQSLHSDLPKTRVWGYEGMYPGPTFEVEAGERVYVKWQNKLPNHHLFPIDHTVHGAEKEKPDVRTVVHLHGGRTEPASDGYPDAWFTKDFRVKGPFFEKEIYEYGNQQSSRALWYHDHAIGLTRLNIYAGLAGYYIIRDKHERSLNLPTGKFEIPLLLQDRSFHEDGSLSYPYQPENNLSGIKPSIIPSFFGDTIVVNGTVWPYLEVEPRKYRFRLLNAANARFFRLSLDPKQLFYQIGTDSGFLEQPIGVKTLLIAPAERMDIIIDFSNMEGQSILLKNDAPTHFPSGDPVDPNTTGTVMQFRVSKSLSRIDTSVIPAYLGPITKLQVPMAKRTRWLELSEEKDSYGRSLFLLDKKKWDFPITENPQVGSIELWNFINTTGDDHPIHIHLVQFQILDRQPFDVKHFKRTQQIKFTGAPMLPDLGGRGWKDTVKCPPGQIIRIIIPFFPYTGRYVWHCHMLEHEDYEMMRPYIILPSN